The Salinirubellus salinus genome segment CCGCCGCCCTCTGGGAGGGCCCCGGCAAGGTCGCGTTCACGCTCGTCCTCGCGGTGGTGCTCGCCGGCCTCGGTCTCGGTATCGGCTCCGGACTCGTCCGCGCCGCCGCGTTCGGTCTCCGCGAGGCCGGCGTCGCCATCACCCCTGCCCGTGCCATCCTGCTCTCGACCGTCCTCCTCCAGGGGGTGGCGTTCGGTGGTGTCTCGCTCGTCTACCTCCGTGTCCGGAACCTCTCGGTCCGCGAGTGGGTCGGCGTCTCCATCCCGGACCTCCGCGGGTGGCTCACGGTCGTCTCCGGGTGGATACTCGCGTTCCTCGGCGCGATGACGATGGTGTTCGTCGTCGTCCTCACGGGACTGGACCCGGCGGCCAACCAGACGAGCCAACTCGGGACGGCCGACCCGCTCGTGTTCGCGCTACTCGTCCCAATCTCCTTCCTCCTCATCGGCCCCGGCGAGGAACTGCTGTTTCGAGGCGTCATCCAGAACGCGATGGTCGAGAACCTCGGCCGGGTGCCCGGCATCCTGCTGGCCACGCTCCTGTTCGCCGCCGCGCACGTCTTCTCGCTCACCGGGCCGCTGACCGGCCGAGCGACGACCGTGTTCCTGCTGATGGTGCCGGGGCTGGTGCTCGCGGTCACCTACGACTACACGAAGAACATCGTCGTCCCCTCGCTGGTCCACGGGGCCTACAACGCCACGCTGTTCGCGCTGGCGTTCTTCGGGACCGTATTCGGGGGCTGACTCCGGCAGCGACGCTGCCGGGTGAGGCAGAGGCAAGCCGGAACGTCGGTCGACGGCGGGTCGCGCGCGCTCAGGGACTACTCCTCGGGGACGCCCCAGTTCCGGCGCTCGGTGGGGCGCTCGCCCAGCGCCATCACGTCGAGCGGCTCGTCCTCCGTCTCGATGGCCTCCAGTGCCGCGCGGGCCGACGGGACGGTCGAGAAGTAGGTGACGACCTCCTCGACGGCGACCTCCAGCACGTCGCGGTCACGCGAGAGGATGAAGTCGATCTCGCCACGCTGGACGGCGTCGGCCGGGTCGTCCCAGTCCTCGGGGGTCGTCACGTCGAAGTGGCGCTCGGCGACCTCGAGGATGCTGTCGAGGTTCTCGTCGGACTGCGAGAGGCCGCGCAGGCTCTCGAGGTCCACGAGCGCGGTGCCCTCCGTGGGGATGGGTTTGCCGACGGAGTCCTGCGACTTGAGGTAGGCCTTGCCGAACGAGCGGGCCGTCCCCATCACCTCGCCGGTGGACTTCATCTCCGGGCCGAGACGCGGGTCCGAGCCCGGCAGGCGGTCGAACGGGAGGACGACCTCCTTCACCGAGACGTGCTCGGGAATCTGCTCGTGGGCCTTGAGCTCCGAGAGCGAGGCGCCGGCCATCACCTTCGCCGCGAGCTTGGCGATTGGGACACCCGTCGCCTTCGAGACGAACGGCACCGTGCGCGAGGAGCGCGGGTTCGCCTCCAGGACGTACACCTCTCCCTCGCGGACGGCGAGCTGGACGTTCAGCAGGCCGACGGTGTCCAGTGCGCGGGCGATGTCCAGTGTGACCTCGCGGACGCGCTCGAGCGTCTCCTGCGAGAGCGACCGCGGGGGGATCATGCAGGCCGAGTCGCCGGAGTGGACCCCGGCCGTCTCGACGTGCTCCATGACGCCGCCGATGAGGACGTCCTCGCCGTCGGCGACCGCGTCAACGTCCAGCTCCACGGCGTCGGCGAGGAAGTCGTCGACGAGGATGGGTTTGTCCGGCGAGACGCGCACCGCCTCCTCGATGTACTCCTTCAGCTCCTCGTCGGAGAACACCACGTCCATCGCGCGCCCGCCGAGGACGTACGAGGGGCGGACGAGGACGGGGTAGCCGATGTCGTTGGCGAGGTCGAGCGCCTCGGCCTCGCTGGTCGCGGTGCCACCCTCGGGCTGCGCGATGCCGAGGTCGTCCATCAGGCGGTTGAACCGGTCGCGGTCCTCTGCGAGGTCCATCGCGTCGACCGAGGTACCGAGCACCGAGCAGTCGAGGTCACGGCGCTCCAGTTCCCGTTCGAGCGGTTCGCCGATGTTGACGGAGGTCTGGCCGCCGAACTGGACCATCACGCCGTCTGCGTTCGTCGTCTCGATGACGTCGGCCACCTCCTCGGCCGTGATGGGTTCGAAGAACAGGCCGTCGGAGGTGTCGTAGTCCGTCGAGACGGTCTCGGGGTTGTTGTTGACGACGTGGGCGTCGATACCCTGCTCGCGCAGGGCGCGCACGGCGTGGACCGCGCAGTAGTCGAACTCGACGCCCTGCCCGATGCGGATGGGACCGCCGCCGACCACGACGACGCTGTCGACGTCCTCGTCGACGCGCACCTCGTTGCGAGCGATATCCGAGAGGGGGTCGCGGGCTGAGTAGTAGTACGGCGTCGTGGCCTCGAACTCGCCGGCGCAGGTGTCGACCTGCTTGAACCGACGGGCGGTCGACTGCTCCTCGACGTCGGTGACGGGGCCGCCCGCCGGGTCACCGATGCTCGCCACCTGCGCGACGGTCGCGTCGCCCGCGGCGAGCGCGGCGACTTGGTGGTCCGTGTAGCCGAGGTCGGTCGCCTGCGCGAAGTTGCCCTCCTGTGCCGCGGCGGCGCCCTCGGCGACGTTGGCGAACCGCTCGACGTACCACTCGTGGATGTCGGTGAGTTCGACCACGCGGTCGACCGTGTAGCCCCGGTCGAACGCCTCGAACATCGCGTACGGCCGGTCGGGCGAGGGGTTGACGAGCAGGTCGTCCAGCCCCGAGTTCGACAGCTCGCCCCAGTCGACGGCCGGGTCGTACTCGCTCGACCGGAGGGCCTTCAGCAGCGACTCCTCGAACGTCCGACCGATGGCCATCGCCTCGCCCGTGGACTTCATGGCCGTCCCGAGGGTGAAGTCCACGTCGGTGAACTTGTCCTTCGGCCAGCGCGGGACCTTCGTCACGACGTAGTCGATTGCCGGCTCGAACGCCGCCGTGGTCTCGCCGGTGATCTCGTTCTGGATCTCGTGGAGGCGCTTGCCGAGTGCGACCTTCGCCGTCACGCGGGCGATGGGGTAGCCGGTCGCCTTCGAGGCGAGCGCCGAGGAACGGGAGACGCGCGGGTTCACCTCGACGACGCGGTACTCCCCACCGGGCGTGCCGTCGTCCCGCCACGCGTGCTGGATGTTACAGCCGCCCTGGATGCCGAGTTCGCGGATGACCTTCAGCGCCGAGTCCCGCATCTCCTGGTGGCCCTCGTCCGGGATGACCTGCGAGGGCGTGACGACCGTGGACTCCCCCGTGTGGATGCCCATCGGGTCGATGTTCTCCATGTTGCAGATGATGATGCAGGAGTCGTCCGCGTCGCGCATCACCTCGTACTCCAGTTCGACCCACCCGGAGATGGACTCGGTGATGAGCACCTCGGAGTTGCGCGAGAGGCGCAGGCCCTTCCGGACGCGCTCGACGAGTTCCTCCATCTCCTCCACGACGCCCGACCCGCTCCCGCCGAGCGTGTAGGTCGTCCGGGAGATGACGGGGAGGCCACCGACCTCCTCGACGGCGTCCTCGACCTTCTGCCGGAAGCTCTCCTCGTCGAAGTCCGTCACGGACTCACCCTCGTCGAGCGAGATGGTGGTCGAGGCCGGGACGGGTTCGCCGATCTTCTCCATCCGCTGGCGGAACAGGTCGCGGTCCTCCGTCGCGTAGATGGTGTCCAGCGGCGTCCCCATGATGTCCACGTCGAACTCGTCGAGGACGCCCTCCTCGGCGAGCTCGGCGGTGACGTTGAGGCCGGTCTGGCCGCCCAGACCGGCGATGACGCCGTCCGGGCGCTCCTTCTCGATGATCTCCGCGATGGCCTCGACGGTGATTGGCTCGACGTACACCTTGTCGGCCATCTCCGGGTCCGTCATTATGGTCGCGGGGTTCGAGTTGACGAGGACGACTCGGGCGCCCTCCTCTTGCAGCGCCCGGCACGCCTGTGCGCCGGAGTAGTCGAACTCCGCTGCCTGTCCGATCTGAATCGGGCCGCTCCCGATCAGGAGGATGGTACGGTCCTCGGTCGAGAGGTCCTCGTCGGTCATTACTCGGGCCGAGTCAGCACATCGTAATAAGCCCGACGAAACGCTACGAGATTCGTAAGCGAATTTCGAATATCGAATCGAGCAATCGTTACCGCTGCAGACCGTCCCGTCACCCTCCGTCGGGGAAGAAGAGCGTCGCCTCCTCGTGTTCCACGACGAACGAGGTCTGGTCGAGGGTCCGCAACCGCGTCGCGAGATGGCCTACCGACTCAGCCGCCGCCTGCAGGTCCGGAAGCGCAGCGTGGCGGTAGTACAGCGGGACGACCGCAACCCGCTCGCGCGAGGTGTCCTCCAGTGCGACGGCCGTGAACACCACGCCAGCCGCCGAGCCGACGAACACTTGGTAGCTGTCGACGCCGTCCTCAAGCAGGTCGGTCAGTTCACGGAACTGGTCGTCGGGGACCAGTACGTCGAAGCCCGGGAGGTCCCGGTCGACAGTGACACCTCCCGTATCGAGTTCGAGGGCTGTCCAGCCTCGTTCGCGGTACTCGTCGGCCGTTGCACCCACGTCTGCCACCAGTGCGTCCCAGTGCTCGACCGCACCGCTGAGAGGGTGGCCGCCAGAGACGTCCATCTCGTGAGTGGGAGCGACGCACACGCAAAAGCGTTGTCCGTTCCGGTCAGTCGTCCTGCCCGGTGGGCGCCACCCCTTCCAGTGGCTCGCTCTCCCAGTAGGGGTGGTCCTCGTCCACCCTGAAGCACGCCGCGCGCTGCCCGCCTCCCACGTCGTAGTCGCCTGGGTCCTCCTGCCGGCAGGCCTCCCGGGCGTAGGGACACCGCGTGTGGAACCGACAGCCTGCGGGTGGGTCGCGCGGCGAGGGGACGTCCCCTTCGAGCGCGTCGACCCGGCGGCCGTACTCCTCGGTCGAGGCCCGCGGGACGCTCTCCAGCAACGCCTGTGTGTAGGGGTGCTGTGGGTCCTCGAAGATGTCGTCGACAGGCCCCGTCTCGACGATGCGCCCGAGGTACATCACCGCCACGCGGTCGGAGATGTGCCGGACGACCGAGAGGTCGTGCGCGATGAACAGGTAGGTCAGCCCGAACTCCGTCTGGAGGTCCTCCAGCAGGTTCAGGACCTGTGCTTGGACGCTGACGTCCAGCGCCGAGACCGGTTCGTCGAGGACGACGAACTCCGGCTCGAGCGCAAGCGCCCGCGCGATACCGACACGCTGTCGCTGGCCGCCGCTGAACTCGTGTGGGTAGCGGTCGACCTGTGCTGCCGACAGTCCCACCCGCTCGAGGAGGTCCTTCGCACGCTGGCGTCGCTCGGCGCGACCGGCGATTCCGTGGATGTCCAGCGGTTCGGTGATGATGTCGCCGACGGTCATTCGGGGGTCGAGGCTGGAGAACGGGTCCTGGAAGACGACCTGTGCCCGCCGCCGGAACTGTCGGAGTTCGGCGTCGCTCATCGCCAGCAGGTCCTCACCGTCGAACGTGACGGTGCCGTCAGTGGCATCGCGGAGTCGAAGTACCGTCTCGCCGGTTGTGGACTTCCCACAGCCCGACTCGCCGACCAGGCCGAGGGTCTCTCCCTCCTCGACGTGGAACGAGACGCCGTCGACGGCCTTTACGCTAACCGGGTCGCGGCCGAGGGCCCGGTCGATGAGCGTGTCCCGCTCGAAGTAGTACTTCCGGAGGTTCTCGACCTCCAGTAGCGCTCGGTCCTCTGGTCCGCCGCTCCCGTTGCCCGCCTCGTCGGTGCCGAACTCGAACCCATCCTCCTCGCTCACTCCGACTCACCTCCGTCCCCGAAACGGTCCGAGGAGAGTGCGTCTGCCGGGTCGTAGTTACGCTCGGCGAGCACGCAACGGGTGCGGTGTTCCGGGCCGTCACCCACGTCGAACTCGGGGGGTTTCTCCAGACAGTCGACCATCGCCTTCGGACACCGGTCGGCGAAGTAACAGCGGTCACCCATCTCCGAGTCCAGCAGCCCCGGCACGTTCCCCTCGATGGGCTGGAGCCGCGGGCGCGGGTCCTGTAGGTCCGGGATGGAGCCCAGTAGCCCCTGCGTGTAGGGGTGGGTAGGGTTGTCGAACACGTCGGCGAGGCTCCCCCGCTCGACCACCTCGCCAGCGTACATCACGCAGACCCGATCGCACATCCGGGCGACGACGCCGAGGTCGTGGGTGATGAGCACGATGCTCATCCCGCGGTCGTCCTGGATTTCACGCAGCAGTTCGAGAATCTGTGCTTGGATGGTCACGTCTAGCGCTGTCGTCGGCTCGTCGGCGATGAGCAGGTCCGGTTCACCCGCGAGCGCCTGCGCTATCATCGCGCGCTGGAGCATCCCACCGGAGAACTGGTGTGGGTACTCTTCGGCCCGCTCCGCGGGGTCCGGGATACCGACCTGCGAGAGGAGGTCTATCGCACGATCCATGCTCTCCTCGTCGACGTAACTCCGCCCCGGGACCAGTCCGTCGACGATGTAGTTCACCAGGCCGTACCCCTGTGTCCGCGACCGCGTCGATCGCGGGTTCGACCGCGCCCGACGCTGGACCTCCACCGCTTCGGCGATCTGTTCGCCGACGGTGATAGAGGGGTTGAAACTGCTCATCGGGTCCTGGAAGATGGTGCTGAACGCCGGCCCACGGAGCGCGCGCCGGACCCCCTTCGGGACGGTCCGGAGGTCGACGTGGTCGCCGTCGATGCCCACGTCCGGGTCGTCGCCGAACTCCGCTGCGAGGTCCGGATTACGGTACCACACCTCGCCGTCGGTGACCCGACCGGGACTCTCGATTAGGTCGATGACCGAGAGCGCGGTCACGGACTTGCCGGAGCCTGACTCGCCCACGATGCCGAGTATCTCGTTGTCGCGGACGTCGAAGGAGACCCCCTCGACCGCGTTCACCTGCCCCTCTTCAGTGAAGAACCGGGTCTTCAGATTACGTACCCTGAGCAGATCGGTGTCGCCCACGGTCCGCTGAACAGTGGTCTCGCGGCTCACGCGCCACCTCCCTCGCCCTCGATACCGGGGTCGAGGGCGTCGCGCAGCCAGTCACCGAGCAGATTGATGCCGACGACCGAGAGCACGATGGCGAGACCGGGCATCGTGGCGATCCACCACTGGCCGGAGGTGATGTAGTCACGCCCCTGCGAGATGTCGAACCCCCACGAGAGGGTGGTCCCGGAGAACCCCAGGAAGGAGAGCGCACTCTCCAACAGGATGATGGCGGCTATCTGTATCGTGCCGAGGACGAGTATCGGAGTGATGGCGTTCGGAAGCACGTGTGAGCGGATGATGCGCCCGTTCTTGGCCCCGAGCGCGCGGGCGGCCTTGACGTACTCTTGTTCACGCAACGAGAGCGCCTCGCCGCGCGCGACGCGGGCGAACCAGACCCAGTTCACCAGCCCCACGACGATGATCACGGTCCCCGGCAGGGTGAACGTCTCCGGCATCTCACTCGCGAACCCGACTGCGACGAACGGATCCGGTATCGGGACGGCCGCACGGCCCCAGAGCCCGATGAGGGCGATGGCGAGGACGAGGGACGGGAACGCGAGACTGATGTCGGCGACTCGCATCAGTGCGTCGTCGGTCTTGCCGCGGTGGTACCCGGCGAGCAGCCCGACGGGGACGCCGACGAACGCCGCCAACAACGTCCCGAGGACGCCGACCAGCAACGAGGTTCGCGCCCCGTAGATGACCCGCGAGAGCATGTCACGACCGAGCGCGTCCGTTCCGAGTGGGTAGCTGGCGTTCGCCGAGATGGTCCGCGTCTCGTTGACCAATCGTATCTCACCGTCCACGAACTCCGACGTCGTCGTGTTCGTGGTCTTCGAGAATCCCATCGGCGGGAGTTCGGACTGGTTGAGCCGCTGGGTGGTCGGGTTGTGTGGCGCCACGAACGGCGCGAACACCGCGACGAGGATGATGCCGACGACCAGCACCAGCCCCAGCTTGGCCAGCCCGCTCCGGCGGAACTCGCGTTTGAGGTTCCGCTTGACGCGCGGAGAGATGGAGAGTGCGGACCGGAGTGCGCCGAGTAACCTGTCGAGCACCATCAGTCGTACACCACCTGCGGGTTGACGTAGGCGTAGACGGCGTCGACGAGGATGTTCACGACGACGAACCCGGCCCCGATGACGATCAGACTGCCCTGCAACGCCGGCCAGTCACGGAGGTTGATACTGTCGATGACGAGGGTCCCAAGACCCGGCCACGCGAACACGGCTTCCGTGATGACCGCCCCGCCGATGAGGGTCCCCAGCTGGAGCCCGAGGACGGTGACGACGGGGATGAGCGTGTTCCGGAGCGCGTGCTTGTACCGGACCAGCGTCTCGGGGAGCCCCTTCGCACGAGCCGCACGCACGTAGGACTGGCCGAGCTGGTCCAGCATGCCCGACCGGGTGAGCCGGGTGATGAGCGCCGTGAAGTACGTCCCCAGTGTTATGGCCGGGAGTGTGATGAACGTCAGCCACGCGACGAGCGTGTCGAGGAACGGATCTCCCGTCCAGATGGCCGTGACCACGTCGCCGACGTTCACGCCGCGACCGCTCGTCCGGAAGATGTCGAGTTCCACCGAGAACACGAGCACGAGCATGATACCGAGCCAGAAGTTCGGCGTCGAGATGCCCCCCAGCGAGAAGAGCGTCGCGCCGTAGTCGACCGGCTCGTTCCGCCGGGTCGCACTGAGGACCCCTAGCGGGATGGAGATGACGATGGCGACCACCGTGGCGGCCACCGCCAGTTCGAGCGTGGCGGGGAGCTTCGAGAACACCAGCGTGGCGGCCTCCTGCCCCTTGATGTACGAGAACCCCATATCCCCGCGGAGCAGGTCGCCGACGTACTGGACGTACTGGACGTACAGTGGTTGGTCGAGACCGAGCTCCCGAGCGATGGCTCGCCGGGTCTCCTGCGAGGCGTCCAGCGGCGCGATGGCGTTGATGGGGCTCCCGGGAGTGACGAACCGGAGTCCGAACACCACAGTGATTACTCCCCACACGACCAGCACACCCTGTAGGACCCGCTTGAGCAGGAACCTACCGAGTGCCATCCTCACCTCCGACGGGGATGCATATCACGGTGTTATCTGAGCGTGGCGGTGTACGGGTCGATGATCTCATCGTTCCGCGGCTGCCAGTCGATGCGGTTGGAGACGCCGTAGACGCTGAACTGCTGGTGCAGGAACACCCAGGGTGCGAGGTCGTGGATGAACGCGTTCGCCTCCTGCAGTATCGCGGAGCGCTCGTCCGGGTCGGCCGTGCTCTGTGCATCCGCCATGTACTGGTCCACCTGGTCGTTCTCGAGGATGGTCAGCGCCCCGTCTGTCGCCAGCAGCGGGATGATGGTCTGTGCGGCGTCGAACTCGCCGTTACCCCAGCCGAGCAGGTTGAACGCCGGCTTGTCTTCGATGTTCCCGGTCGTCAGGTCCTGGACCAGCGAGGAGAATTCGCGCTGCTGGAGTTCACAGGAGACGTTCGAGAGCTGGTCGATCTGGTCGGCACAGGCCTGTGCGATCTCGACGTCCTTCAGGTACCGGCCGATGGGCGTCTGGAGCGTGATCTCGGCGCCGGCGAAGCCGGAATCCTCGACCAACTGCTCGGCCTGTTCGGGGTCGTACGGGTACGGTTCGATGTCGGGGTTGTGCCCGACGAACGGTTCCAGCGTCGGCTGGCCAGTGGGGGCACCGAACCCGTCCAAGACGTTCTCGATGATGCTGTTCAGGTCGACGGCGTAGTTCATCGCCTGACGGAACTCCTGGGACGTGAACGGCTCGACGTCGTAGCGCATCTGCAGGAAGATGATGCGCGTACTCGGGACCGGGGCGATACGTGCCGAGTCCGAGTTCTGGACCCTGCTGATCTCCTGGGGCGGCACGTTGACCGTGATGTCGCTCTCGCCCTGCAGGATACGGTTGACACGCGTGCTCGACTCGCTGGCCGCGTTCCACGTTAGCGTGCCGACGGGGGCCGCCCCGCGCCAGTGGTCCTCGAACCGCTCGAAGACGACCTCGTTGCCCGAGTCGTAGCTCGCGGCCGTGAACGGACCCGTCCCGTTCGTGTTCCGGTTGATGAAGTCGGTCCCGTTCTCCTCGACCCACGACTGCTGCATGACCTGCCCGTTGGTCGCGAACAGCTGGAATACGATGGGGTTGAGGCCGTCGAAGTTGACGGTCACCTCGCCGTCGCCTGGAACGACCTCACTGACCGCGCCGAGGTCGTTCTTCTGGGCGCTCGCGATGCCGACGTCGTCGAAGACGATCCGTCGGATGCTGTAGGCAACGTCCTCGGCTGTGAGCGGGTCACCGTTGTGGAAGGTGACACCCTCACGGAGCGTGAACCTGACAGTGCCCGGCTCGACGCGCTCCCACTCGCTCGCGATCCCCTCGACGATTCCACCCTGCTTGTCCCGGTCCAGGAGCCCGTCGTAGGCCTGGCTGACGATGTTGTCCGTCGGCGTCTCCGCGTGGTCCTGCGGGTCGAGGCCGGAGTCCATCTGCCCTGCCGTGACCGTCATGTCGAACGTCTCGACCTCCTCGCCGTCGCCACTCTCGGTGTCGGTCTCGGTCGGGGTCGGCTCGGGTGTGGAGTCGTCGCCCGGTTCCGGGGTCGGCTCGGGAGTCTGGTCGCCGTTGCCCGCACAGCCGGCGAGCGCTACGACCGCTCCGGCGCTACCGGTCGCCTTCAGGAACGTCCGTCGGTCCACGTCTTCGCGTGACATACCTCGTATTCACTAGTTCACTCCTATTAAATAGCGAGGGTGCGCTCCGGTCGTTTCGACTCCCTGGTGGATGGAACATCCTCCTCGAGGGCCGTCCCCCGGTCAGTTGAGTTCTGGGACGCGATACCGGTAGGGCTGGCCCTGGATGACCTCGACCTCGCCCGCCTGCGCTCGACGACCGAGGACCGTGGCCACGCGGTGCGGACTCTCGAAGGCGCTCCCCTGCCCGTGTTCCTCGAGCAGGTCGAGTATCTCGCGGGCGGTCAGGGGCTCGTCTGGTTCCGCGTCCGAGAGCACCGACCTGATGCGCTCGAACTCGCCCCGGCGTATGCGCATGTGTATGCACAACACCCCGAATGTCATAGAACCCCGTCAGACAGGCGTCCGACGGCGGTTCGGGCAGAATCGAGGGACGGCGGACCGACGGACACACTCACAGATGTCGGACGGATGTGTCTGGCCGTGGGTGACGCGCCGGGGCGAGCGGCGCGGCGTCGACACCCCGACTCCATAGTGATGGATAGTAGTACTTTCGGTTCGTGGGAAGTATCCACACGGCGCCGGTGTTCGGGTGAGGACCGGTCGAATCGCCCGGCTACACCGCCCGGTCGAACTCGTCCTCGAAGTCCCGCTCCGCGCGGTAGGCCTCGACGAACTCGCTCACGTCGAACTGGAGCATCTGCTCTTCGAACTGTGCCGCGACACTGCCGTCCTCGGCGTGGCTGATGGCGTGTTCCATCAGTTCGACGAGCAACTCGACGACGACCTCGTGGAGCCGCCGGGAGTCGAAGTCTGTCATCCAGACCAGCGTGTAGCCGACGGAGCCGTCCTCGCTCAGGTCGACGCTGGCCACGGCCTCGGGGAACTCCTCCAGCACCATCCCCATCACGTGGACGGTGCCGAACTCGTCCCAGTCGTCGCTGGTGTCGACCGTGACGCGGAGCACGTCGACGATGGACTCGGGGACCCACCGCGAGAGCGGGTGGACGTCCATCACGACAGCGTGTCGCTCCCCGCAGGCGCACTCGTAGTCCCGCAGGCCCATGTCGAGGTCGTGGACGGCGACGGTCCGTCCGCAGGGGAGGTCCAGTTCGGCCGTCTCCCCACCGGGGACGCGCGGTTCTGCCATACCCCCCGTTCGGGGGCCAGCGATTAAAAGGGGGCGATACGTGAGGTGTCGACCATCGGAGGCACCTCGGAGCCAGACGGTGGGCGACACGAGCCGTGGCGTGGTGCCTACGCCCGTCTTAGGGCTCCGGGATGTCGTCCGGGCCGAGCGCACCCACCTCGTCGTCTGCCGGCTCCGCCGCCGTGTGCGTCCGCAGTTGCTGGTAAGCGTTCGTCGTGGCGGCGATACCGAACAGCGCCACGATCGGGCCGACGAGGAGACCGATGGCCGTCCCGACGAGTGTGGGACCGCCGACGGCGGTCACGACGAGGCTGGGGAGGAGCCCGACGATGGCGACGACGACG includes the following:
- a CDS encoding CPBP family intramembrane glutamic endopeptidase; the encoded protein is MELPAALWEGPGKVAFTLVLAVVLAGLGLGIGSGLVRAAAFGLREAGVAITPARAILLSTVLLQGVAFGGVSLVYLRVRNLSVREWVGVSIPDLRGWLTVVSGWILAFLGAMTMVFVVVLTGLDPAANQTSQLGTADPLVFALLVPISFLLIGPGEELLFRGVIQNAMVENLGRVPGILLATLLFAAAHVFSLTGPLTGRATTVFLLMVPGLVLAVTYDYTKNIVVPSLVHGAYNATLFALAFFGTVFGG
- the carB gene encoding carbamoyl-phosphate synthase large subunit, encoding MTDEDLSTEDRTILLIGSGPIQIGQAAEFDYSGAQACRALQEEGARVVLVNSNPATIMTDPEMADKVYVEPITVEAIAEIIEKERPDGVIAGLGGQTGLNVTAELAEEGVLDEFDVDIMGTPLDTIYATEDRDLFRQRMEKIGEPVPASTTISLDEGESVTDFDEESFRQKVEDAVEEVGGLPVISRTTYTLGGSGSGVVEEMEELVERVRKGLRLSRNSEVLITESISGWVELEYEVMRDADDSCIIICNMENIDPMGIHTGESTVVTPSQVIPDEGHQEMRDSALKVIRELGIQGGCNIQHAWRDDGTPGGEYRVVEVNPRVSRSSALASKATGYPIARVTAKVALGKRLHEIQNEITGETTAAFEPAIDYVVTKVPRWPKDKFTDVDFTLGTAMKSTGEAMAIGRTFEESLLKALRSSEYDPAVDWGELSNSGLDDLLVNPSPDRPYAMFEAFDRGYTVDRVVELTDIHEWYVERFANVAEGAAAAQEGNFAQATDLGYTDHQVAALAAGDATVAQVASIGDPAGGPVTDVEEQSTARRFKQVDTCAGEFEATTPYYYSARDPLSDIARNEVRVDEDVDSVVVVGGGPIRIGQGVEFDYCAVHAVRALREQGIDAHVVNNNPETVSTDYDTSDGLFFEPITAEEVADVIETTNADGVMVQFGGQTSVNIGEPLERELERRDLDCSVLGTSVDAMDLAEDRDRFNRLMDDLGIAQPEGGTATSEAEALDLANDIGYPVLVRPSYVLGGRAMDVVFSDEELKEYIEEAVRVSPDKPILVDDFLADAVELDVDAVADGEDVLIGGVMEHVETAGVHSGDSACMIPPRSLSQETLERVREVTLDIARALDTVGLLNVQLAVREGEVYVLEANPRSSRTVPFVSKATGVPIAKLAAKVMAGASLSELKAHEQIPEHVSVKEVVLPFDRLPGSDPRLGPEMKSTGEVMGTARSFGKAYLKSQDSVGKPIPTEGTALVDLESLRGLSQSDENLDSILEVAERHFDVTTPEDWDDPADAVQRGEIDFILSRDRDVLEVAVEEVVTYFSTVPSARAALEAIETEDEPLDVMALGERPTERRNWGVPEE
- a CDS encoding DUF7529 family protein yields the protein MDVSGGHPLSGAVEHWDALVADVGATADEYRERGWTALELDTGGVTVDRDLPGFDVLVPDDQFRELTDLLEDGVDSYQVFVGSAAGVVFTAVALEDTSRERVAVVPLYYRHAALPDLQAAAESVGHLATRLRTLDQTSFVVEHEEATLFFPDGG
- a CDS encoding ABC transporter ATP-binding protein, translating into MEVENLRKYYFERDTLIDRALGRDPVSVKAVDGVSFHVEEGETLGLVGESGCGKSTTGETVLRLRDATDGTVTFDGEDLLAMSDAELRQFRRRAQVVFQDPFSSLDPRMTVGDIITEPLDIHGIAGRAERRQRAKDLLERVGLSAAQVDRYPHEFSGGQRQRVGIARALALEPEFVVLDEPVSALDVSVQAQVLNLLEDLQTEFGLTYLFIAHDLSVVRHISDRVAVMYLGRIVETGPVDDIFEDPQHPYTQALLESVPRASTEEYGRRVDALEGDVPSPRDPPAGCRFHTRCPYAREACRQEDPGDYDVGGGQRAACFRVDEDHPYWESEPLEGVAPTGQDD
- a CDS encoding ABC transporter ATP-binding protein; this translates as MSRETTVQRTVGDTDLLRVRNLKTRFFTEEGQVNAVEGVSFDVRDNEILGIVGESGSGKSVTALSVIDLIESPGRVTDGEVWYRNPDLAAEFGDDPDVGIDGDHVDLRTVPKGVRRALRGPAFSTIFQDPMSSFNPSITVGEQIAEAVEVQRRARSNPRSTRSRTQGYGLVNYIVDGLVPGRSYVDEESMDRAIDLLSQVGIPDPAERAEEYPHQFSGGMLQRAMIAQALAGEPDLLIADEPTTALDVTIQAQILELLREIQDDRGMSIVLITHDLGVVARMCDRVCVMYAGEVVERGSLADVFDNPTHPYTQGLLGSIPDLQDPRPRLQPIEGNVPGLLDSEMGDRCYFADRCPKAMVDCLEKPPEFDVGDGPEHRTRCVLAERNYDPADALSSDRFGDGGESE
- a CDS encoding ABC transporter permease: MVLDRLLGALRSALSISPRVKRNLKREFRRSGLAKLGLVLVVGIILVAVFAPFVAPHNPTTQRLNQSELPPMGFSKTTNTTTSEFVDGEIRLVNETRTISANASYPLGTDALGRDMLSRVIYGARTSLLVGVLGTLLAAFVGVPVGLLAGYHRGKTDDALMRVADISLAFPSLVLAIALIGLWGRAAVPIPDPFVAVGFASEMPETFTLPGTVIIVVGLVNWVWFARVARGEALSLREQEYVKAARALGAKNGRIIRSHVLPNAITPILVLGTIQIAAIILLESALSFLGFSGTTLSWGFDISQGRDYITSGQWWIATMPGLAIVLSVVGINLLGDWLRDALDPGIEGEGGGA
- a CDS encoding ABC transporter permease, encoding MALGRFLLKRVLQGVLVVWGVITVVFGLRFVTPGSPINAIAPLDASQETRRAIARELGLDQPLYVQYVQYVGDLLRGDMGFSYIKGQEAATLVFSKLPATLELAVAATVVAIVISIPLGVLSATRRNEPVDYGATLFSLGGISTPNFWLGIMLVLVFSVELDIFRTSGRGVNVGDVVTAIWTGDPFLDTLVAWLTFITLPAITLGTYFTALITRLTRSGMLDQLGQSYVRAARAKGLPETLVRYKHALRNTLIPVVTVLGLQLGTLIGGAVITEAVFAWPGLGTLVIDSINLRDWPALQGSLIVIGAGFVVVNILVDAVYAYVNPQVVYD